Part of the Acropora palmata chromosome 10, jaAcrPala1.3, whole genome shotgun sequence genome, GGAGGGGAGAGAGGAAAACTCCTTGGCCACCCTAATCAGCTACCCTTTCTTTTGATGAAAAGCCTAAGAATCAGGTGGGGTATCCTTGACAACCGCTCCTCCAGTGGTTTTACGAATTGTTTTGAGTCCGAGTAGTTAGTTCGTCATAGTGGAGTTAATATCAGGAGATTAAGTGACCTGTTAATGCGTGTGTATTCAAAATATCACTCTACACCAGTATTAGGCCATAATATCGAGTACGATGTAAATTCATATTGGCTTATACCGAGAATCGCgcaacaattttcaagaactACAAGCATAACATCtggtaaactttttttttgcagttcaatgggaaaaaaaaattatgttacTTATGCAAAATCCAGTCACcactccattttgctcatatCTCTGCAGACAATGAACTATGGTGGACCAAAAGTTGGTGGGGGTGCTGCTGGTGGACAAAATAAACCAAAGTGTGATCCCGGAAGATGGTGCGTGCATAACGCTACggttaattaattaacttgAAAGAATCGTGGAACGACGATGAACGCACACGTGCGTGACATGATGTAacgatggttgcttggcaacaaGCGAAAGAACACTGCaccgaaaaaagaaagagaggtttttttttcagtggttCCTTTACAGTTTCCCAACTGCCATTACTTCACTTCAGTTGTTTATTGATTGCGGGCGAAAAAAGAGAACGATTGTTGATCTAGTCAGTGACGTAATTTCCAGGCAGAAGAGAGCAAGATTTCTGCCAAGACGGTCGAATTCGTCTCGTGAGTGGAAAGAGGTTTCCGGAACTTCGCTGACATCCTGCGATGTGCCGTTACTTCtggttgtagttgttgtttttcaaaaatataaaagctTCGCAAAGAGTGACAGTAAATTTCAGCATTTGACAGGaaccgatgagtaggagcatgcaactccactatattcttttcacggcgttttcatagaccgatttatttttagatcgagtGTCTCTGGAATGAGACTCTCGTGGGAGTGACATGACGagtcacaagaaactaattgacatAACTTCGTCACTGGACCgaaactgcctttctttcacaaaagaaaaggtagactaaaaatagatcagtctgttcaaatgccgtgacataggcttagtatggcagttgcatgctcctactcattggCTCCTGGATTTGATCATTTTGCAGTAAAGAAAACCCGGCAACTAGCTGCCAGGAAATATATGCAAAGGATGCTGGCACTGTCAGTGGTGCTTACTGGGTGAAGGGCAAGGCGGGGCCTTTCCAGGTCAGTAATTAtcactaataatattataacatTGCAAAGGCTGGTATTCACATTGCGTCATCGTCAGATGACATTGCTCTTTGACTTTCTCTCTAACGTCTTATATTACATTTTGATTAACGATGGCTTGGGTtcgatcaatttttagttcATTGATTTATTCTTTATGGTTTGCATAgacaaaggaaaatttcctTTCCGGTGGGATTCGATACCGCGCCAGTCAGGAGGCGACTGAGGATTACATACCTGTCCACATCAGAATGTTCACATCAGAATGCTCGAATTTTCGAAAGTTGGTTTGAGTGAAATGTTAAAGAAACAATGGTTCTTAACCAACTTTTTGAACCGCCTTTTTCAGGGCTATTTAAGACTGTGTTTCTCCCTCTTCTTCATACAACGCGCGTTACGATAAAAGCAGCATTTGGGCGTAAATTTGGAATGTTCAGGTCATTTTCCAGTCAGTCAAACTTAGTTCGGCTTCATTTGTAGACTTAATACCGAAACCGAACACTAAGCACAGACTCTCGGGGTGTTAGCAGTGTTACATGCGTAACTTGGCTCGCCAGTCACGTGACAATGACAAACTTTCCTCGACGAGAGCAATACCAGTCAGGTCACCAGACTCGTGTACTTAAATTGCAGACACACTGCGAGATAGAGCCGATGGTAGCTCGTGCTTGGACTCTTGTTGCTCGTGTGCCCGGAAGTTCCAATGATTTTTCTCCAGTCAGCAATACCTGGGCAAGTGACAGCCTTATTAACCCCGAAACAGCACCAGATACCATCACAACAAAAGCCATGAAAAACGCGGGATGGGCTGACTTACGCAGTAACGTGCTCCGAGTTTGTTACGATAGCCCGGACAAACACTGCGCTACCTTTACCCATAACCGCAACATGCCACTCACAGAACTGTTTAATAATCAGTTTGGTGTCGTGGTGGACGAAAAATGGGACATGGCGAGACTTTTGAAAGCATTTGGAAAGAATTGCGACCTTGAGCGACTGACGAGACAATGGTGTGGGCTCAACACAGCTAGTGTGTGTCATCCGCAGGAAATCAATGCAAATCTCAATCCAACCAATCATATTGCACGGATTGGTTGCCTCGGTGATCTCTTGGCGACCTGTGGACCGAATGACTTCGCCCTCGGTATCGGCGTGACGAGTTGCTACGATGGCTACGGATGTTCCAAAGTCGGTCCAATGACACCGAACTTGCATTACGCATGCGTGCCTAGCTACGGCGCGTTTAACCAGACATCGTTTTTGTACGTCCTTTAGAAGACATAGTTCTTTTGTATAATCGACCGTTAAAAGCCTTTGCCGTTTGCCCAGTTATTGCTGACAGGATGGGAAAtgattggaaatgattggcacTTTCAGCAAGATGGCGATCTCATTTCCAGACAGATTGGACAAATTGCGAAGATTTCGTACGTTAACTGAGTAAAGTAATGATCTATTTTCGTGCATGAAGTTAGCATGAGTTGAGACTGGGTTGGTAATGACCGCTGTTCATTTGATTGCAGACCCATTGTGAAATGATAAGAGTCGAGCCAAAAGGCGACATTCTCAACCCTGACAAGCCAGCTACGGCATTAGGGGGCTGGACACTAGTTGCCAGGATAAACGGAGGAAGTGACGAATTTTCACCCGTCAGCGAAAACTGGGCAAACGACAAAACCTTCAACGACAACACTTCACCCGACACCACACAGAAAACATCTATGAAAAACCAAGGATGGTCGTCACTGCCTTGCAATAAGATTCTGGTTTGTTTAACGGGGCCGACTACCAGCTGTGCTTCATTTACGCACAACAAGAACATGTCTCTAACAGATCTGTTTAAGAGGCAGTTTGGCATTGTCCCGACGGAACAGTACACTTTCGCCACATTGCTGAAAGCGTTCGGCAAGAGCTGTGATCTGTCGGTTCTTCGGCAGGGATGGTGCGGTCTAAATTTGGCAAACACTTGTAATCCGCAAAAAGACAATCCCAATGTAATTCCTGTCAAAACCACTCATATTGCTCGCATTGGATGCATCGGTGACCAACAAGCCACGTGTTTCCCTGATGATTTCGCGTTTGGAATCGGCGTAAGCTCGTGCAAGGATGGTTACGGCTGCACTGCCGTCGGAAAGTCCAAGAATCTTCATTATCGTTGCAATTATGTTCATGGCACGTTGATGGAGACGGCTTTTCTTTACATCCAGTAAAATTTCTAAATTGACATTTGCTTAGATCTTACAAGCCTATATAGGAAGAGCAATGAACTGTCACGCCAATTCaaaactttgattttttgtcACGCACGATGGCGCCACTTACATCATACACAGATCATTATGGTAGCAAATTGAAATGGAGCGCAAAGTTCCGTAAGAATGCCTCAGAACGCATGCGTAGTCAACTTCACATACACTTTTTATCTTTGTATGCCAAATCCCATAATTTGTGTAGAACTCTGCATATCCAAGAGCTCTTCATAGTAAAAAAATTGGTTAATCCCCCGCGAATTTATGTAATTTTTGAATTATTGTCTAGAGTTAACAAAGACAAGAACCGTTTTTCTCCTaagaaagattttttttcagtatgcGTTCCTTTTTATTTGCTTCCCAGTTTAGATAAGTCACGTCACGTTTCTGGGTGCCTTACCTATTATTTCATTTAcctattattttattttcatttatacACATTACATTATATTTTCACTCTCTCACATAAGATGGATAGTTTTAGCCTTTTATGAGACTGTAATGTAAATAAAGGCAAATTAAATAGAAACGTTCTGGCGATTCTTCAGTGTTCATGTGTTACcttcacatgttttttgatCTCCGCATGCGCAAGAGTTTGCGCATGAGGATGTTTTTGCGTTTCTTCCTACGTTGACACTTTTCTAATTACTGGTGCATTCAATACTTGAATAGAAAGGCAAGCACAGCGGGACTGCACGTGCAAAAAGagaaccaaaatgaaaacagcaCGAGAGAGACGTGCTGATGCTGATCATGTTGACGTTTCTTTTGGAAATTCCAGGTGAACAAAATACACCAAAACTCCCTTTATATTCTTTATTTGCAAACCCTCCATCTTCATTAATATACCACAAAAAGCTACTAAAAGACTAAAAAGCTACTAAGACTTGTTGGACGAAATCGTTTGTAATGAGGATGAGACCAGCTCTCCACTAAGTCACATTCAGAGATTAGCCAGAAAATCTTGCTCCCTTTCTCACCAAATTAGCTGTCGACCATATATATTCGATGCATTTTGAGAAGACATTTCTCAGTTTTCTGATTGGCGTATTTGATTCCCTACATTTTTCACGATTGGCTTAAATTTTGAACTTGGTATCGCAAACAATAGACCGTTATGGAGATATGGACAGCCATTTTGAGTTCTCTGGTTTCAAAATACATTATGGGATGCTCTGGGGGCAAATatggttgtgactagaatggatactccaaaatagtgagaaacttaaatttatgtatataaagtaccaaccgatcttagtagtcttaccaaaggtttaccaagtttaattatggtgcaACCAgtacaatttatgaaagctaaccatttcgagccggcgcttagacctaataactagagatcagtggctgacccagcagttattctctgcctaaatagggtgtcgtttatccGCTTGTACCTGTTAATGTCACGAAGtttctcaccatattttggagtaacTATTCCAGCAATAACCAAATTAATATGTATTTGCCCTCTGAGCATCCCATAATAGCTAGTTGAaacaacagaaataaaaatggctGCCGTCTATTGTCGCAAACCAGACCATCCAAAACTGATATCcagagaaccaatcagaattcatAGTCAATAGCCAATCATGTGACTTCTTCAAGGCGTGGGAAAATGAGCGGTCTATTTTACTTTCGCTTCAcatcagtaaaaaaaaaaatggcacaaGATTTTTTAGCTAATCACAACACGATGAAATTAATCACAAACAAGATAATCTTTACCACtgaattaaaattgtttaaaaagcCTACACATCTTTGATGATATAACTTCATGGGATCAATGGATAACATGTGCCAAGGTAAGGCCCCATACTATGCGCCTTAACAATAACATCGTAGTCGTCTATCTCCAAACACACATCTTTCTTTTCACCGACCAGGAAACATACTGTATAAAGAGCCATTTCAAATTCTGGGCTAGTGCCAATGAATGAGCTACCAATTGGCTTTATGTCACCTTTCCAGGTGAATTGGATTGTTATAAGTTGGTTGTAGCTTTCTTCTTCACTGCTGGTGTGCCTCTTCTGTAATGTGAGATTCACACCTTTAGACATTTCAAGCTACAAGAATTCTGATTTGTTCTCAATAACACTATGGGAAATCATGACAGTGACCAACCATCCCACCTACTCCTGAGGTAAGATTGAATATGTGTGTCAGTCAACCACAATTTAACAAATTAATGATGATTTTCTCTAAGTAACCTGGTTTTCTtcgcaaaaaaattatatttttaatgCACTGTCACCCTTTTAACCCGATGGTGTAGAGCTATATATGATTTGAGTATGCAAGGTTATGATTGCACATGGCTGTTTTTTACCAGAGCTGGCCATCCTGAGAATCAAGTTCTTTTGCGGTGCACTCTGTTTACAGGCCAATAGAAATCAAGTTTTTCACAAAACCTTTTCACCTTGTTCATGGGGATGACAGAATGGGCCTAAAGCACACTGCAACGGCTttgcagaggccatgggtttgATTCCCATTGAACACACCTGAAAAAGTTTTTGGCTGTACACGAGACAATCACTGAGATTGTTTAGCAggtgtgaggatcatttcttcaattcatctctcaaccacacttcacaaacatttctttcattcacTATTACTTCTTGTTTAAAATCTGAGATATGAGGccaaaataagacaaaataaaattactgcCTCCCAGAACAAATTTTTAACAGTAACATCATTGAAGGGTAAACCTGTTTGTTTAATGATCCAACTTACCCTTCTGGATGGAAAAAAGCCTCTATAGTCAACCAGGCCACGTTTTTCTTGCAGGTAGAACTGTATCCAATTATGGAAACCAATCACATCTCCTTTGTTTCGTGTCTCACCGacaaaaacatgctcaaaGGCTGACGAGTCCAACTGcctaaaacaacaacaacaacaacaaaaatagtttTCTCCCAATGGCTGCTACATAGAGAAATAATGTTACACATTGTGGTGAAAATGTACTCATGTCTTAAATTGCAACAAACTGCCAACTCATTTCAACTGAATACTAATTTCCTGTTTATACGATTAAAAGCATTGTACCTCACTCCTTTAGTTCGACGGTACAATTTGAACCACAAATTATACAGCGCCTTCTTGAAGCCAGGACGATCACCAGGCATTAGTCCTTTCTCAGCCAGGTACTTGTGTGCAATCTTCATTGGCTCAGTTTCGTAGATGGCGTCAATGAAACACTGATTCTCACGTATTTCGTGCTGTGTAACGACCTCCCCATGACCACCTTCACTTTCATAATTGTCCAACAGAGCTATAAATCCTAGAATCATAAACAATGACTTGTGATCTcagctaataataataataattatcatcatcaccatgataatagtaatagtaataaaaagcAGGAAGAGTATTTCCTTCTTCAGTGAGAGCAACACTACCTaggtttcaaaattaatgttataacagttatcagcggttttgacacataaacaagGCAAATGGGTCAGTTTCCTTTGtattgacccattagcctcatCTGCATATAGCCtgcatgtaaacaaaagaagctttgcctgcaggctcacGTGTGATAACAGCTATTCAAAACACATCACCAATTTCTAAACATGCATTCGTTTTGAACCAGAGAAGCATCAAACTATGTATCTCTGATTGTCTGACTAGTTGCTGCATAAACTGTAAgtagtagataaaatatgagcgggagatctgtatgggcgtTTAAAATGGCGAGCCGAAGACGAGCTGTTGTAACCGCCCATACAGATCAGACGCGAATATTTTATTgtgcttgtgaaatgaaacaataggagggatctgtatcaaaagttaatgaataccAATAGCTCTGTAGGagactgtatcaaaagttaatacaactgattgataattcatcaatgctggttgatttgtattggggtttacagaggtgcacatgtgactcaaatactgcccattgattggtctcaactcttatgaattattaatgaattttataATCTACTTTATTTGTCCAcctttgttttcctctttAGTGGAAATCCCTTTCACTTGTCaacacaaatgaaaatatCCATTGAGAGATCTACTGTAATACAGAAGATGAAACACTCACTTGCATACGTCTCACGTTTAAACACCTCTGGATCAACATAAGAAAAAAGTGGGTCTTTAGCATGATCTACAGTTGAGTTGTAGCGGGTTCTTCCTTGAGGATCTATTCTGTAGTGAACTCCTGGTGTGAGACGATTCTTGTCAACGTCCCACATTTGATTACATAGTGCTGACAGTTCAGGATGTGTGTCAAAGCTACGAATAAACATGTGTTAAACAATTCTTTCTTCAATGTTCACAAAGCTgagataaaacaattattacaataGAGGAAAAAGgatcaaaagatgaaaaaggaaatcaaCTTAGATTCAGTAATAATATCCTGTCAGATTATAGGTCAATTAAGTTCAAATAGCATTACTCCTGCTAATAAGAGCTGATAGGGTAATACGGGCCAGGGGCCTCTTTCTCGAAATTCCTGAAAAGCCGCtagtaaaactccgacccacTTATTCTGTTACGCTTGTcctttcatatgttgtaaagggaataaaaatcaaaataactgcaaattTTCATGCCTCCAAACACCTTCGTTTttaagatacaaagagaattagtCCACCCGAAAtacacccgaaaagtttcgggactttcgagaaacgggccccagggttgaatagaccatttccaaGTGCAAACTTTTCATTGCAGTAATAGgccaattttgttattttagagttcagttgtaaacaatagacctcagcaCAAAGCTCCTGGGAATAAAATACAGTGTCTGCGGGATTTATTCCTGAGCtctattgtttacagctgaatttcgaaatatcgaaattggcctATTCGTTCTACTTTCAATATGATTGAAAACTGAAGAAATTATTCCAAAAACAAAGGTCAATTGTTGTAAACATTGGGTGCTGTTCTCATTTAAATTATGGCAGGCAAATTCTTGGCTAGCATATTTCTGCTTTGCCATACGAATTATTATAATCAATGCGCGGCAAAGCAGaaatggtcaaaaataaattcataaattgacaacaaataaaacaaatagaagACGCATTATATTCATATACCcgcattatccgtctggaAGAACTTGGGCGAACATTTGTTGTTCGTCTGCTTATGCGTATCTTTATCAGTCTTGAAGAACTATCTTTCGTTGCGCGTCTGGAACGACGTACAACGGAAGATTATTTGTCTAGATGGATAATGCGTTTTGTGCCCGTCCTTGAGA contains:
- the LOC141893732 gene encoding uncharacterized protein LOC141893732 isoform X1 yields the protein MNSTFGQLVCLLHFALLLGSAGANQQFLLKKNTDGTYLLVPAPPNASKESTVDINSLPPITVEPSTSKEAPGVNSQSPLALDTPGSPPRPGSSNAKPTGATGPASSTASPTCPGAPQCNVKVSQNMMTLALKGKDGSSGAPGAKGPPGLPGPPGKVGPKGSNGDPGQCPPSPFQCSPGVLTTLEAKIAALEKMCKTMNYGGPKVGGGAAGGQNKPKCDPGRCKENPATSCQEIYAKDAGTVSGAYWVKGKAGPFQTHCEMIRVEPKGDILNPDKPATALGGWTLVARINGGSDEFSPVSENWANDKTFNDNTSPDTTQKTSMKNQGWSSLPCNKILVCLTGPTTSCASFTHNKNMSLTDLFKRQFGIVPTEQYTFATLLKAFGKSCDLSVLRQGWCGLNLANTCNPQKDNPNVIPVKTTHIARIGCIGDQQATCFPDDFAFGIGVSSCKDGYGCTAVGKSKNLHYRCNYVHGTLMETAFLYIQ
- the LOC141893732 gene encoding uncharacterized protein LOC141893732 isoform X2 codes for the protein MNSTFGQLVCLLHFALLLGSAGANQQFLLKKNTDGTYLLVPAPPNASKESTVDINSLPPITVEPSTSKEAPGVNSQSPLALDTPGSPPRPGSSNAKPTGATGPASSTASPTCPGAPQCNVKVSQNMMTLALKGKDGSSGAPGAKGPPGLPGPPGKVGPKGSNGDPGQCPPSPFQCSPGVLTTLEAKIAALEKMCKTMNYGGPKVGGGAAGGQNKPKCDPGRCKENPATSCQEIYAKDAGTVSGAYWVKGKAGPFQTHCEIEPMVARAWTLVARVPGSSNDFSPVSNTWASDSLINPETAPDTITTKAMKNAGWADLRSNVLRVCYDSPDKHCATFTHNRNMPLTELFNNQFGVVVDEKWDMARLLKAFGKNCDLERLTRQWCGLNTASVCHPQEINANLNPTNHIARIGCLGDLLATCGPNDFALGIGVTSCYDGYGCSKVGPMTPNLHYACVPSYGAFNQTSFLYVL
- the LOC141893739 gene encoding uridylate-specific endoribonuclease B-like; translation: MAGKGFDTHPELSALCNQMWDVDKNRLTPGVHYRIDPQGRTRYNSTVDHAKDPLFSYVDPEVFKRETYARFIALLDNYESEGGHGEVVTQHEIRENQCFIDAIYETEPMKIAHKYLAEKGLMPGDRPGFKKALYNLWFKLYRRTKGVRQLDSSAFEHVFVGETRNKGDVIGFHNWIQFYLQEKRGLVDYRGFFPSRRKRHTSSEEESYNQLITIQFTWKGDIKPIGSSFIGTSPEFEMALYTVCFLVGEKKDVCLEIDDYDVIVKAHSMGPYLGTCYPLIP